Within the Candidatus Babeliaceae bacterium genome, the region AAAATAATAAAGTGAAAATTTTGTTAGCTACCGACGTTGTTGCACGAGGCATTGATATTGACGACATATCCCATGTTATCAATTATGACCTACCTCAAACACATGAAGATTACATTCATAGAATTGGCCGAACCGGCCGTGCTGGCAAAATTGGCCAAGCGATAACATTTATCGATTAATTAAAAGGCGCCAGTTTGCTAAAAACAAACTGGCGCCTTTTATTATTTTTTAGACTTAATTTAAATTGTCAGTGCAAAATCAATAGAAAAATCGGGATAAATTTTTTTAATCATACTTATAATTTTCAAGCTCGGATTACACCTTCTCGCTTCCAGTCGTTGATAACTATACAATTTTTCAAAACCCATTTTTTTTGCAGCTTGTTTTTGCGTCCATCCGTATTTAATGCGCCAATATCTCACAAGAAAAGAAAAGGCCACCTGCGGATCTAAAGATACTTCTATAATAGTTCTAGAATTTTTTATATTTTTGTCAGGCATAGCAGCTAAATCTTTAGAATTTGATCGTTCTTCAACGTACAGATTTAAAGCTTCTTGCATATTTAATTGCAATTCTTCTTTTGTATCCGCTTGCGTAAAACATCCCTCCAGCTCAATACATTCAGCCCAAAAACCTGCAGCTTCTTTATGAATCTTAAAATGATATTGCATACTTAACCCTTATGTATTTGCCTCTAACAGCTTCCTTAAAGCGTGCTCCAACCCCCTAGACAGTTCTTTATGATTTGGGATAATAACAGTCGGGCAATCTTTTTTCTTTAATTTTATATGGCTGCCTTTACCGCCAGGTACAATTTTATACCCGACTTTCTCAAACAATTTACAGAGATCTTTTCCACTTATAGGCACAATTATCTCCTGAGATACTACACCAAAATAATACCAATTATATTTGGTGCTTGTCAATAAAAAACACCAATACCCTCAAGAACAAGATCTATTTAAATATTTCTAATTGAATAGATATTGAAATAATCAACTTGACTTTATTACTATATTTGATATTATATATTAAATAGTAAACTATATAATATAGTAGAGATTTTATATGATTATACGCCAATTATCGCTCGTAATATTATTGTCGACATTTGCTTTACGCAGCGAATATGCACAATTATGCAACAATTCTCCTGATGTAATTGAATTTGCATTCGACATGCACGAGACGCTGGTAACAAAGAACGTTTCTAAAATGATAAGCGTAGCCCTAAAACGTGCTGGCGTAAAAGTTACCAAAATGGCTGCGCTCTTAAGTTATGAATATTCCCGATTTAAATTAGACGGTCAGATACGACCAACATACAAACTTTATTTAGATATTTATAGCTTAAGTAAACGCCCCTATGGCGCCACTTTTGAAGAATACAAATTTCTCCTTGATACCTATGATCCGACCTTGGGACCTATAGCGGAAGAAATGGCTTCATCGTTTGATGCTATAAGCGGTATGGAAGCATTATTACAAGAATTACATGCACTAGGTTACACGCTGCGCATTGCTACCAATGGCGGCCCTACGGATTATAACAACATAGCCGCAAAACATTTGGGGTTATTTGGCCACTTACAAGATGGATTAACCGTTGATATTACAGAGCCTGAAGTCCGCAAACCCTATCCAGCATATTTTAAGCGCTATCAAGATCGTTATAATCAAGACAACATAAAGACTCTTATTTTTATAGATGACAACAAGCTACATGTTGATGCAGCACAAGCCGCAGGCATGATCGGCATTCTGTTCAAAAATGCTCAGCAATTACGTAACGATCTTAAGCAATTAGGCATAGCACTTACATAAAATTATATAAGCATGTCTGTTTGCGTTTTACACGTAATTGTATGAGAATAATTTTAGATCTTGAAGCACTAAAATGTAAGAAAGAAGAGTATATGAAAAAAAATATTTTAATTTTAGCATTGGCATCTATTTTTATAGCACGAGCAGAAGACATGCCAGAGCCATACCGTTCATTAATCGAATTACCTGAAGATACACATAATTGGCTCAGCAACTGTAATAAAAAAAATTTAGCAACTCTTATTATGCAACTACATCCAAAAGTTGTTGTCGAATTGGGCAGTTGGCTCGGCGCATCGGCAATCTTTATGGCGTCTCGATTACCAGAAAGCAGCATTTTATACGCGGTTGATGACTGGACTGCAAGTACAGATACCAGTATCCAAGCAGATGCAAGCGTACAAGAAAAACTGTCCACACTGTATCAACAATTTTTATCCAATGTAAAAATACACAAGCTCACCCATAAAATTATTCCAGTACGCATGAAAACATTAGAAGCCGCGCGTTCGCTTAATGTAGTCGCGGACTTGATTTATGTTGACGCATCACACGATGAAGAAAGCGTGTATAAAGATATTATGGCATGGTACAGCAAACTTAAGACACATGGCATCATGTGCGGAGATGATTGGCATGCAGCATCAGTACGCGCCGGTGTCAACCGCGCTGCACATGAGCTGGGATTATCGGTGTCAGTCGACGGATACTTTTGGTTTTTCCCACCAAAAATGTAAAAATTTTTAATATTACTCATGAGATTTTATCAATGGGGGTTTCGAGTAATTCTGAAGATAAAAAGCTTTCAAATGCTGAGTAAAATTCTTGTATTTTTTTAATAAAATTGGGGTTTGATGTAAGATCATCAAAAGCGCCGACGGCGTCATAGTTTGCATACGTATAAAAACTCAGATTCCCTACTCCTTTTAAAAATCTATCAATACTCGCAACTGAAGGTCGCTCGCTAAAATAATTTTGCAATAATGTATGCCATTTTTGAATAACATCAGGATCGGGGCACAATGCTTTTTCTGTCTCATATATGGTATCAAAATACCCCATAATTTCATGCCAATCATAAACTGCTTCATACAGCACTTGATCTTCCGCCATTTTCATAATCAAAGGAAATAGCGCGACATGCACAGATGAATAACGATCAGGGGCTTGTCTATCATAAAAATCAGGCTCAAAGTGTCTGATACGCAAAATGTCTACCATATTATGAAATAACATACCCGCCCTAAACGACGATGGACATGACATAACATCATTCCAACTGACCGGCTCAAAATGAGTTTGCTCTCTATCAAGATGTGCTAAATATCTAATATCAGGAAAACTGGTTCCAACAATAAATTCTTTTTTATCAATGGTACCCGGTAACAAAGAAAGTATTTTTAACGCGAGCACGACATGCATTATTGGTGACGCCATAATTATGCCTTTCAAGATTTTTTATAAAAATATTAACACATGTTGCTATTTCTATCTATAATGCTCCAAACTTACATAAAAAAAGGGAGTGTCGTGAATCTTTCAAAAATATTTTTCATACTATGTACAACAATAAGCCATCTTAATAGCATGGAGAGCGGCAGAACAGCTTTTGAAAAACAATGGCCATTTGAAAAACTCGACACCAAATATGACGAAATATTTTCAGAACTAGCACCAGTTTTATATGCTCCTGGAGTATATTTTCCAGAACCTGAGCTCCGTATTCTTCAAGATGCATGCGATTATATAGAAAACCCTAAAAGACACATTGCGCTTTCATCAGAATTAAAAAACGTGCTTGACCGTTATATAAAAAACCCAATTGATAAAAAACAAATACGCAGGGTACTGGAAAACGTTTTTATAGCAAATCATGCACACTTGTATTCTAAAAATTATCCATTCATGCTTGATACCTGTTGGGATAATATCGATGGCTGCGCACAAAACAAAGCCATTGTTATCTATCATAGTATGGGAGGTGCGGACGAAAACTGTGAAAAATATATTAAAAATCTTGATAATAAAGCAGCCTCATTTGCACCAGATTTTTATGATTATTCCAAACATAGAATGTTACATACAGGAACGGAGCTTGAAAAACTTATCGCAAGTTATCAATATTTTGTGGCACAACAACAATTAAAAAAATTATATCCTGATTCACAAATACCTACATATCTTTTTGGCACAGCATCTCGTGGAAGCGTTATTGCATACTTAAGCAGCAAATTTAAAAAGGGACAAGAGCCGAGTGGCGGCTTTATTATGCTCGCACCGAATATTACTGAAGCATCCCCAATTATTACATTATCTCAACCATTATTAATTATTCACAGCTCAAAAGATCGCACTGAGGCTTATCAAAAATCTCAAAAATGGGCCAAAAAACACGCAAAAATAGGCAGCGAGGTTTATTACTGCGCTATGCCCAATATTGAACATAGCAAACTCTTTAATGATAAAACATGCTTACAATATATGCGGGCATTTTTAGACAAAGATTTTTGCAAACTCAAACAACTACGCCTTAAATAAAATCCTATGCAAAAAAATTATAGCGATTAATGAGATGAAATGATAACACACCCAAAAAAACATAAAAAAACACTCTTTATATTTAGACGAGACTTGCGTTTAGACGATAACATCGGGTTAATCGAAGCCATAAAAAATTCTGAAATTATTATTCCCATGTTCAATTTTGATCCCATGCAAATTGGATCAAAAAACGCTTACAGAAGCATGCATGCGATTGAATTTATGATTGAATCACTCCATGAATTACATGAGCAACTTAAAGAAAAAATGGGCAAACTATATATTTTTTATGGGGATCCCACAACAACAATAAAAAGCATTATCAAAGATCACAACATAGATGCGGTATTTATTAATCTTGATTATACTCCGTTTAGCATGCAACGCGATGCCGCAATTACAGAATTATGCAAACAGCACGCCATACATTTTCAGGGACATCATGATGCTTTACTCATCGGTGATCCTGATGCTATCAAAAATTCTTCAGGCACCACATATCGTAAATATACAGCATTTTATAGAGCAGCTACACAACAAGCAGTTGCGCAACCCAAACCTCTGCCACATGATTATGCATTTTATACAGGATCATTAATGGGAGCTGAAGACAATGCATATATTTTTAAAAAAATCACGCAACAAACTCATGTTAAAAAAAAGCTTCAGAATATTAAAAAATTCAAAGAATATGAGACAGAGCGTAATTTTCCAGCGCTCGATGCAACAACGCATTTATCCGCTGCACATAAATTTGGAACCATTTCAATACGACAAAGCTATCATGCTATTGCAAAAACACTCGGAACATCCTCGCAGCTCATAGCGGAATTATATTGGCGCGATTTTTTTACGTATTTTGCTTATCATTCACCGCACGTATTTGGAGGACCTTTTTATAAAAAATACGAACAACTTGCATGGTCATCCAATAAAAAAAATTTTAATGCTTGGCGCATGGGAACGACCGGTTTTCCTATTGTAGATGCTGGCATGCGCCAAATGAATGCAACAGGCTTTATGCATAATCGGGTACGAATGATTGTTGCCTCATTTTTGGTAAAAGATTTACATATTAATTGGTTGTGGGGAGAACGTTATTTTGCAACACAGTTAACCGATTATGATCCTGCAATTAATAACGGCAATTGGCAATGGATCGCTTCAACCGGATCTGAAGCTCAGCCATATTTTAGAATTTTTAATCCATGGTTACAGCAAAAAAAATATGACCCTCAATGTCTGTATATAAAAAAATGGGCCCCTGAACTGCAAAATATTCCGAACACCGCCCTGCATAACTGGCACACACACTATCATAATTATACAGAGACTGACTATCCCGCCCCGATGGTAAACCATGAGCATGAAAAAGAAATAAGCATATCTTTGTATAAAAAAATAGCTTAAATAAACTTAAGTGGGCTTTGCTATACATAGCGTAGTTCATATAAAATTTTTTTTAAATTACAAAAACAAACCTTAAATAAAAATATTATTGATCATAATAGTCAATTTGTATATACTTAAAATAAATACGGGCCCTCCGCAGCTTGCAGGCACGCCCATCAATAATACTTAAATGCATTGCTCACGAGTAAAAACCAGAGTACTGATGAAAAAAACAATACTTATTATATCTCTATGTACGATCATGACAATGCATCCGGCGAGTCCTTGGGATAATCTTAAAGCATCGTATTATGGCTTTGTAAAACGCACACAAGGCATCGCTACAATGTTTAGCAATACAGCATTTGGCGCTAAAAAAAGTATTATTATGGCTTACTATAGGTATATTCGGCGTACCAAAAAATCTGAAGAATCAAAATTACCCGTATTTACTACTGCACCAGGTTGGAGCGCAAAAACTCTTGATCAAAAAGTAGCATTACTTAACAGTAAACCCGATAAATACAAAAACATGCTCAATGTTTTTGACGCACCACTTATAACCATTGCAACACGCAACCAACAAGAAGGTTACGTCATCGTTCCACAATTAATTAAATATGGCGCTGATATCAACAAGGCGGATAAAGAAGGCAAAACAGCTCTTATGTACGCAATTAACCTTCCCAATCCAGCAATATTTAATCGCCTCTTAAGTACCAAAGGCATAAATATAAATAGTCAAAACATAAGGGGAAATACTGCTCTTATGATTGCTGCAGCGCGCGGCAAAGGTACTATGGTTAAACGGTTGATAGAAAAAAAGGCACAGCTTATTCTTAAAAATAACAATGACAAAACAGCATTGGATATCGCAGCGGATGTACTTGAACAAGAACAAGCTCAAAGCCTTAAAGATGAAGAAAAACTTAGCGTCGAGGCACTGCTCAAAGCATTATGGGCGAAAGTTCTTATCAATAAGCTAGATGATAAGAGAAATACTATTCTTATGCGCGCAGCAGAAAGAGGGCATAGTGCTATGGTTGAATTATTAATAGATAAAACTGGTCAACTTCTCTATGGAATTGACAAAACAATGCGCAATAGCACCAATGAAACTGCAGAGCAGATTGCTCAAAAAAAACTTACTGAAACTCCTGTAACCGATACCAAAAAAATAAATGCTTATAAAAAAATTATAAAATTATTAGGAAAATCAACTTATACCTATAGACCAGAACCAAGTTATACCTATAAACCCGCTGATAAAACAACACAAGAACCTAACATTACTGATAAAGATGCAGTAAAACGCTATGCAGCTAATATTCATCTCCTAAATGCTTACCAAGTTCTAGGCATCAACGCTGATGATGCTTCTCAGACCAAAATAAAACAAGCATATAAAAAATTAAGTAGAAAATGGCATCCAGATAAACATTTAGATAATAAAGAAAATGCCACAATAATAATGCAAAGAATAAATTGGGCTAAGAGTACTTTGCTAGGGACCAAATAATTAAGAATATACTCGAGTAAAACGTTACAAAAAATCGACCTAGAGAATATTTTTTAATTGCTGCACGACGTTCTTGGCATCGCGTTTTTTAGTGCACACATTTTCTGACCCAAGTAATTTGTATACGTTATAGCCCGCGGAGCCTATAACAGCCGCATCAAAAGCCAAATTCATGCTACTGATCGTTAACTGCTGACTATTATTGCTACCCATGACATCGAAAATATCAAAAACCGTTTTTAATACAACGCAAGGAACATGCAAAACCCGCAATATAAGCTGGGACCTGGTAAGTTGCGCCTCTTGCTCTGTGCGCATCGCAAGCACTTCTACCGCTAAATGCATAAGATTTCTTTTTTCAGCTACCACATCAGCTTTAGACACATCTCGATTAACCGTTTTTAACAAAATTTCTATGCTTTTATGATCGCTTTTCAAAATTAATGCCCTAAGATTTTCTATTCTACTCGACGCTTCGAGCTGATCATCCATACTCAATAAAACAAACGATTGTAATAAAAATAATAAAAATAGTTTCTTCATGATTTTGCCTTTTTAGATACTATGCTTAATATAAAATTTGTCCCATTGCACACTATGTGTTATATTTTTTAATTATCTAAATTTTTATTATAGAAAGATACTATGTTCAAAAAAATACTCCTCGTATGCCTATCGCTCATTTATACAACCGTACAAAGTGTAGAGACTAACACAATAATAGAAAAAAAATATGGCGTAACAGTGGAGCTAGAAGCTTCCGCTGAATTTTTTGAAAAATGTAATAACATATGCGAAATTCTCACTATTGATTCCATTGATGATATCGGAAATCTTTTAGCAACGGGCATGCCTGTTTGGTTTGCTCAAAGCTACCAAGACGCCGAACGCATGCAAGAAATGCTTAAAAAAGAAGGCTACACTGCAACAATAACAGAAGTTATTCTGTATGATGCGCCCGATGCCAACGTAATCAGTCTCCAAGATCAATTGCTCAGAATGCAACTGATAACGCTAGCCTACAGCAATTTGCAACTCTGACACATAAACGAATAAATATATAAGCTTTTAAATAGTCTAGCAATGACCAAAATGTCGATGCTAGACTATTTTTGTATTAAAAATCACATAACAAGACGATGTAGGATTCAGCACTCATGCTCAATAAAAAACACCTATCGTATATTATTACTTCGACTTTTCTAATGCTAATTCTTGTTGCTTTTGGCATACATAGACATATGCACAAACAAAACGCTTCTTTGAAAAGTAAAGAAATATTTACACCTCAGCAATTTAGCCAGAAAGATATCAACTATTATCACACGAATTTTGGCATAAAGCCTTTAGATCTAGCTCTTATCACTGCGGTGAGCGAAAACAATCAAGATCGCGTAAAACAAGTGCTTGCCGATGGCGCAAACGTCAACGTAAACGTAGATTATGACCCACCCCACCAAGGCTATACGCCATTGGCAGTTGCCATAAAAAATAATTTTCTAGCTATGGCAGAGCTCTTAATCGATGCCGGTGCCGATGTAAATGCAGTAATAGATACCTATGGTATTTCTGATGTAAAACAGTATGCTGGTACCCATAATGTGCGTAACAATCCGCTTCTTTCTTATGCAATTATTCTCAATAAGCCCGAGATGGTACAGTTATTACTGCAACACGGTGCTGATGTTAATAAACAAGACCCTGTTTTTACGTGGTGCACCCCCCTAGCAATCGCTTATTTCAATGATCGAAAAGAAATAGCGCACATGCTCATCAACGCCGGTGCAAAAAAAATAAGCGTGCTAACATACCTAAAAATTAAGTATGCATGGTGATTAGATACGCTATTTCGCTCATGGATGTACCTAAATTAAAATGATATATTCTACAAATTATTTATTATTTTTTTAACCGAGGAGCAAATATGTTCAAAAAGTTATGCGCAGTTTTTGTGATAGCATCATCGATGTTGATGATTCACGCCATGGAAGAAAATCCAGACAAGAACTGGCAAGTAACATACAATGCGGCGAAACAACAGTATATCGGCGTGCAGGAGCGATATCCTGAAGAGCACGGCGCTTTTAAATTTTATACTATTTATGCCTCTTATGAAAACGGCCGACATGATGGCTGGGATTGCAATGATAATGCCGATGGTAATTTTAGAGCATTTGGACAAAAGGCAAGTCAACACTACTATCAGTTATTTAAAAAAATCCATGAGCAAAAAAAGTAAATTTTTATAAAAGCTTAAAAATTTCTTCTGAGTTGTCATGACCTTTTATCTTAAATGCGCTCATATCAAGGGTACCTACTGTTTTTGTAGGTACTTTTTGTTGTAACAGTTCTTGCCTTAATTCTTCAACCGGCGCATCATGGCTTTCACAAATTCTGCCGATAGTAATATGTGCGCTAAAGGGGAATTTTTGTTCAATCTTATAAGTGTCTTTAAGGTACCCCGTAATACGCGTTGCTAATTGCGTCAATGTTGCATTATCGCTTGTTTTCAATACGACATTTACATAGTTTTTCTTTTTTAGACCACCACATTCTATTTCAAACTTACCTGGCCAATATTCCAATTGCGCGTTATTAACATTATCAGTAATGCTAATAGTTTTAAACTCTTGAGCAATTTTTTGTAATGAACTTGTTAATTCTGGAAATTTTTTATTAACCATATCAATTGATAACTCCTCTTGGCTAACAAATGCTAATGAAAGATGCGGAGAAAATGCAGTTGCTTCAAACACATAACTACTTGTTTTCTTGCAATTGATCTCCTGAATAAACTTAACAATCCTATTCCGCTTTTCATCTATTATTTCGGTAACCGCGGCGGGAAAAGCGATAAGAATGTACACCCCAGTTTTCGTGATAGATGCGTTGAGTGTTACGATTATGAGAAAAAGTAAATTTTTTTTATACATGACTATCTTTCTTTTTTATAAACTATTTTTCAGAATGAGCAACTGATTGAATAAAACGTGCGTGTGGATCATAATCTACCACTGTTGTACGTGTATAAAGTCGACGATGATTATCTGCAAGAGAGTTGCCAAAAATAGTGCCTTTATTAAAAGAAAATTGCCACTCATTATCACGCACTTTCATAGAAATATATTTGCCAATTTCCTGTTTTTGATAATAGCACCTATATAATCCAGCAACTAATGGAATAGTTTTTAATTCTTTTTCAAACACATCTACATGCGTTGTTGTTGGAACAAACCACCGTGATGCAAAATCGGGCCAAAAATCAACATAATACGGAACCGCTTCATGTTTTTTACAAAAACCAATAAATGTTTGCAAATCTTGGGACGTAATTTTTTCTGAACATCTGATATACATACAACGATGTTTAAGCGCTAAAGCATTATGATAATCGGCTAAATCTGGATGTTTTTGCTGTATTATTTGTAATGCATTTTTAACATTTTGAGCCAATATTTGTCTATGCGTATTCTCTATAATTTTTTCATATTCTACCAGTGGCAATGAATCTACAATGTCATAAGCTGTTGACATATCTTGATCATGTTCTGGTTCTGAAACAGTTTCTGCATAAAAATAGGAATAATTTTTTCCTTCAAGCTTAAGAAACCCTTTTGAATCATGTAATACAGGACAACTTTTTTTAAAAACATCTAATAATTTTTGACGATCATGCACGTCCATGCAATAACTTTGTTGGATAGTTGCGCAAATAAATACACTCACAATATATATATTTTTATTCATGTTCATTAACCCTCTTGTAAACCGTACAACATATAATTCCAAGAGTATGCCACAAGTAAAAAATATAGCTTAATTATTTTTTAAGCTGACTGGCCCAATAAAGAAGCCCAATCGTAATAACGCCATTAAAAAGAATACCCCAAGTCAAATTCATATTCTGGGTCCAGAGAATAGAGAAAAACTTGATCGGCAACATGCCCGCTCTGCTCACCACAATATGCGCTAATGTGTGAAATGCCTCTGCCCCGGCGAAAAACATAATGATATTTTTTTTAGAAAACATATGGATCTCCTACGTTTTACCGTACATTATATAGATATTGACTATTTGCAAGATTTATAATACACTGTTTCTATTATAGAATAATAGATATTTGTTCTTTGAAATAGTATAAAAAGTTTGGGGGCGTACTGGCTTCGACGTGGCGTTGATATCTTAGAGAGCATGCCGAGCTTTGGTTCAGTACTCGTAAATAAAAGAATCAAACAATAAGTGTAAAAACACAAACAGACGTTCCAGCTTATAATTTCGGAGCCGAACTACTTAGCTTTACCCAACAACCGGTGAGCTACGGGTTGCAAGCTCAGTAATTAGCTGATAACACTTGTTAGATCCGGCGTGTCTATCAGCAGGGCTAACACGTATCACTCAGATAGAACTCTTATGCGAGGTTTTTTTGTTCTGTAGCATAACCGTACACAAAACAGGCTCTTTTTCAATTCTTTGTCTTTGAGAGAGGAAAAGAGTAACATCAAAGACTAAGCGTGTAGCGCTATAAGGTTGACATACTGCGGACATGGGTTCGATTCCCATCGCCTCCACCAGTCTTTTATACTATTAAATTCTTGTCTTTTCATACTCTTTTATCGCACGCTAAATACATATTTTATTTCGCGCTACCCTTCGATACATCCCAC harbors:
- a CDS encoding ankyrin repeat domain-containing protein, with product MKKTILIISLCTIMTMHPASPWDNLKASYYGFVKRTQGIATMFSNTAFGAKKSIIMAYYRYIRRTKKSEESKLPVFTTAPGWSAKTLDQKVALLNSKPDKYKNMLNVFDAPLITIATRNQQEGYVIVPQLIKYGADINKADKEGKTALMYAINLPNPAIFNRLLSTKGININSQNIRGNTALMIAAARGKGTMVKRLIEKKAQLILKNNNDKTALDIAADVLEQEQAQSLKDEEKLSVEALLKALWAKVLINKLDDKRNTILMRAAERGHSAMVELLIDKTGQLLYGIDKTMRNSTNETAEQIAQKKLTETPVTDTKKINAYKKIIKLLGKSTYTYRPEPSYTYKPADKTTQEPNITDKDAVKRYAANIHLLNAYQVLGINADDASQTKIKQAYKKLSRKWHPDKHLDNKENATIIMQRINWAKSTLLGTK
- a CDS encoding deoxyribodipyrimidine photo-lyase, whose product is MITHPKKHKKTLFIFRRDLRLDDNIGLIEAIKNSEIIIPMFNFDPMQIGSKNAYRSMHAIEFMIESLHELHEQLKEKMGKLYIFYGDPTTTIKSIIKDHNIDAVFINLDYTPFSMQRDAAITELCKQHAIHFQGHHDALLIGDPDAIKNSSGTTYRKYTAFYRAATQQAVAQPKPLPHDYAFYTGSLMGAEDNAYIFKKITQQTHVKKKLQNIKKFKEYETERNFPALDATTHLSAAHKFGTISIRQSYHAIAKTLGTSSQLIAELYWRDFFTYFAYHSPHVFGGPFYKKYEQLAWSSNKKNFNAWRMGTTGFPIVDAGMRQMNATGFMHNRVRMIVASFLVKDLHINWLWGERYFATQLTDYDPAINNGNWQWIASTGSEAQPYFRIFNPWLQQKKYDPQCLYIKKWAPELQNIPNTALHNWHTHYHNYTETDYPAPMVNHEHEKEISISLYKKIA
- a CDS encoding type II toxin-antitoxin system HicB family antitoxin, which translates into the protein MQYHFKIHKEAAGFWAECIELEGCFTQADTKEELQLNMQEALNLYVEERSNSKDLAAMPDKNIKNSRTIIEVSLDPQVAFSFLVRYWRIKYGWTQKQAAKKMGFEKLYSYQRLEARRCNPSLKIISMIKKIYPDFSIDFALTI
- a CDS encoding class I SAM-dependent methyltransferase, whose amino-acid sequence is MKKNILILALASIFIARAEDMPEPYRSLIELPEDTHNWLSNCNKKNLATLIMQLHPKVVVELGSWLGASAIFMASRLPESSILYAVDDWTASTDTSIQADASVQEKLSTLYQQFLSNVKIHKLTHKIIPVRMKTLEAARSLNVVADLIYVDASHDEESVYKDIMAWYSKLKTHGIMCGDDWHAASVRAGVNRAAHELGLSVSVDGYFWFFPPKM
- a CDS encoding HAD-IA family hydrolase, producing MIIRQLSLVILLSTFALRSEYAQLCNNSPDVIEFAFDMHETLVTKNVSKMISVALKRAGVKVTKMAALLSYEYSRFKLDGQIRPTYKLYLDIYSLSKRPYGATFEEYKFLLDTYDPTLGPIAEEMASSFDAISGMEALLQELHALGYTLRIATNGGPTDYNNIAAKHLGLFGHLQDGLTVDITEPEVRKPYPAYFKRYQDRYNQDNIKTLIFIDDNKLHVDAAQAAGMIGILFKNAQQLRNDLKQLGIALT
- a CDS encoding ankyrin repeat domain-containing protein, with the translated sequence MLNKKHLSYIITSTFLMLILVAFGIHRHMHKQNASLKSKEIFTPQQFSQKDINYYHTNFGIKPLDLALITAVSENNQDRVKQVLADGANVNVNVDYDPPHQGYTPLAVAIKNNFLAMAELLIDAGADVNAVIDTYGISDVKQYAGTHNVRNNPLLSYAIILNKPEMVQLLLQHGADVNKQDPVFTWCTPLAIAYFNDRKEIAHMLINAGAKKISVLTYLKIKYAW